The following proteins are co-located in the Apis mellifera strain DH4 linkage group LG11, Amel_HAv3.1, whole genome shotgun sequence genome:
- the LOC102656166 gene encoding uncharacterized protein MAL13P1.304, whose translation MAKNDTLAIFFANTVRENEKMLKESYSKNQVDIKSKKDYENLFIKLNYICQMKSTKEEVQLNPWCKKNIISYIYGPISGFPSGSWWGIRMDCSRDRVHDPFDENIQNGPFGVTSICTSSINLNEDIDLGNSLTLTGQKYFIGKLEKDPLIKNYENQIPVRLIRSYNLLNKFAPKTGYRYDGLYIVTKFWIGINSDSVKYYKFALSRLSDQEPPLWINPVPLAISNCTSTLHSTSISLRNYLKNSVSNLYEFKKYSHGTESTVQKEKHENSFAFSQSQNIENKKVNERRKNITKSAIVTRHVFKKLNTEYTSNVPCIPTISKKSLNHIENKGSKTRNTNISIRTGLYNSSHNIRNDNKKNTSSLFCRTTKSLNVHKTNQHIENWNLSNKDNKNFDGKTQTITTNEFSKRINYISFNSVKPDSIKIKFAKSTNTKMNNDVNNTNPNSYHRFECNVTSKEISNDFKDLCNSTINSSDTTNMLNITNCMYKNEISAYKMMSKELQELKSLDSLDSLTPDKILYLINNKNHPLSKLLMGNMIGITSEQSIALQAGNTMTIKSEIKDKIGTQKNNKEEIKSKTKFEITSDDLNESRYYKFRRCRKLSRRIKSKSEMIKYNKLHSEKFEKEFIQSSDILQYSRKNKASTDICKDLKNKNMDCLSDSKRYIKKNAENSIKTMHLQTVRTIDSSIKKHINKKQRREITNLLIDAKIGPKIRGPRYRRLRCINNAYTKQSYDHFDATIYTLNKCKVNTKRSTIQSRNKLTKITRCKRVKTNQTRNIKRSDTLNIKRQKNKNLNVSRKINKNYDAKKTIINNNNINENDNINNKKSKHIEQNIKIIENKNITTIKNRKRKLIDTIHRDSKCNKIDEKLRNCYEKKISNSYKTDAVTQCSLLKEPLIKNLKSNNILQNNVHNEQYTFIKIEYGDFKDTKYEMNQTMKSDNASNNYSISRSDKKFVSCTNLYNLQHPVNANISLKSNILNVREQNKCSLERVSAFVPVNIPDNDTKIARLRSIGFKPINFSNSIEDSNGQNKKVLKQNVAEKYNKYTNEENDVVVYMDDKLQYQDIEDEDKNSLSIREKISNSKICTERLNKVNSEKESCNSLLEQDIESPWHGWKKIVTNKDTYWIGW comes from the exons ATGGCTAAGAATGATACTTTAGCGATCTTTTTTGCAAATACCGttcgagaaaatgaaaaaatgttaaaggAATCATATTCCAAAAATCAA gtaGACATCAAAAGCaaaaaagattatgaaaatttatttattaaacttaattacATATGTCAAATGAAATCGACCAAAGAAGAAGTACAATTAAACCCTTGGTGCAAAAAAAAT ATTATAAGCTATATATATGGACCCATCTCAGGATTTCCATCTGGTTCATGGTGGGGTATTCGTATGGATTGTTCTAGGGATCGTGTTCATGATCCTTTTGATGAGAATATCCAAAATGGGCCATTTGGAGTTACTTCAATTTGTACTTCAagcattaatttaaatgaagataTAGATTTGGGTAATTCTCTCACTCTTACaggacaaaaatattttattggaaaattagaaaaagatccacttattaaaaattatgaaaatcaaaTACCAGTGAGATTAATCAGAAGTTATAATTTGCTCAATAAGTTTGCACCTAAAACAGGTTATAGATATGATGGTTTATAcattgtaacaaaattttgGATAGGTATAAATTCAGattctgtaaaatattataaatttgcttTGTCACGTTTAAGTGATCAAGAACCACCATTGTGGATAAATCCAGTTCCTTTAGCTATAAGTAATTGTACTTCTACTTTACATTCTACATCTATATCtttacgaaattatttaaaaaattctgtatcaaatttatacgaatttaaaaaatattcacatgGTACTGAATCTACAGTTCAAAAAGAGAAAcatgaaaattcatttgcaTTTTCACAAtctcaaaatattgaaaataaaaaagtaaatgaaagaagaaaaaatataactaaaagtGCAATAGTAACTCGtcatgtatttaaaaaattaaatacagaaTATACATCAAATGTACCATGTATACCTACTATATCAAAAAAGTCACTAAATCATATTGAAAACAAAGGATCTAAAACtcgtaatacaaatatttctatacgtacaggattatataattcatctcATAATATACGAaatgataataagaaaaatacttCATCACTATTTTGTAGAACAACTAAATCACTCAATGTTCACAAAACTAATCAACACatagaaaattggaatttatctaacaaagataataaaaattttgatggaAAAACTCAAACGATCACgacaaatgaattttctaaacgtattaattatatttcgtttaattcagTAAAACcagattcgataaaaataaaatttgctaaaagtactaatacaaaaatgaataatgatgtaaataatacaaatccaAATTCTTATCATAGATTTGAATGCAATGTTACATCTAAAGAAATAAGtaatgattttaaagatttatgtaACAGTACTATAAATTCATCTGATACAACTAATATgttgaatataacaaattgtatgtataaaaatgaaatttcagcaTATAAGATGATGTCAAAAGAATTACAGGAATTGAAATCACTTGATTCTTTAGATTCCTTGACACCAGATAAAatcctttatttaattaataataaaaatcatcctTTGTCAAAACTATTAATGGGTAATATGATAGGAATAACTTCAGAACAATCTATAGCATTACAAGCAGGAAATACAATGACAATCAAATCAgaaatcaaagataaaataggaacacaaaaaaataacaaagaagaaataaaaagtaaaactaaatttgaaattacttcagatgatttaaatgaatcaagatattataaatttagaagatGTAGAAAACTAtctagaagaataaaaagtaaatcagaaatgataaaatataataaattacatagtgaaaaatttgaaaaagaatttatacaatcttcagatattttacaatattctagaaaaaataaagcaagTACAGATATTtgcaaagatttaaaaaataaaaatatggattgTTTATCAGattcaaaaagatatattaaaaaaaatgctgaaaattcaataaaaacaaTGCATTTACAAACTGTAAGAACAATCGATTCATCAATaaagaaacatataaataaaaaacagagaagagaaattacaaatttattaatagatgcAAAAATTGGACCTAAAATACGTGGTCCACGATACAGAAGATTACGATGTATTAATAATGCATATACAAAACAATCGTATGATCATTTTGATGctacaatatatacattaaataaatgtaaagttAATACAAAACGATCTACTATCCAAAGCAGAAATAAACTTACAAAAATAACTCGTTGTAAACGTGTTAAAACTAATCAaactagaaatattaaaagatcagatactttaaatataaagcgccaaaaaaataaaaatcttaatgtttctaggaaaataaataagaattatgatgcaaaaaaaactataattaataataataatataaacgaaaatgataatatcaataataaaaaatcaaaacatatagaacaaaatattaaaattatagaaaataaaaatataacaactaTTAAAAatcggaaaagaaaattaatagatacaaTTCATAGAGATtcgaaatgtaataaaattgatgaaaaactACGAAattgttatgaaaaaaaaatttcaaattcctaCAAAACAGATGCTGTTACTCAATGTTCTCTTCTTAAAGaaccattaataaaaaatttaaaatcaaataatatcttgCAAAATAATGTTCATAATGaacaatatacttttattaaaatagaatatggtgattttaaagatacaaaatatgaaatgaatcaAACTATGAAATCTGATAATgcaagtaataattattcaatatctcggtctgataaaaaatttgtatcttgtacaaatttatataatctacaGCATCCTGTGAAtgcaaatatatcattaaaaagtaatattttgaatgtaaGAGAACAAAATAAATGTTCACTTGAAAGAGTATCTGCATTTGTACCTGTTAATATCCCAGataatgatacaaaaattgCTCGCTTAAGATCAATTGGATTTAAACCAATTAATTTCAGTAACAGTATAGAAGATAGTAATggtcaaaataaaaaagtattaaaacaaaatgtcgctgaaaaatacaataaatacacaaatgaagaaaatgatgTTGTTGTTTATATGgatgataaattacaatatcaaGATATTGAGGATgaggataaaaattctttatctattagagaaaaaatttcaaattcaaagatatgtactgaacgattaaataaagtaaattcaGAAAAAGAATCTTGCAATTCATTATTAGAACAAGATATAGAATCACCTTGGcatggatggaaaaaaattgtaacaaataaaGATACATATTGGATAGgttggtaa
- the LOC409373 gene encoding transmembrane protein 184B isoform X1 translates to MSSTEPSTTLIANMTSTTVTAISEKTAPIFLQTRAAQGIAGAFVWVALFLTCQQIYQHLRWYTNPTEQRWIVRILFIVPIYATYSWVSLLFFYSESYYVYFFTVRDCYEAFVIYNFLSLCYEYLGGEGNIMSEIRGKPIRSNCLYGTCCLVGKTYTIGFLRFCKQATLQFCLVKPVMAFVIIFLQAFGHYRDGDWSPDGGYIYITIIYNISVSLALYGLFLFYFATRDLLTPFEPVLKFCTVKSVIFLSFWQGVLLAILEKANVISPISLDQSTSAGTVSAGYQNFLICIEMLFAAIALRYAFPYQVYSAGCVTDSRGRSVTMQSISSSLKETMNPKDIMTDAIHNFHPQYQQYTQYSSGAPKGQRGMRISSFDPDDPQNMTIPPPQRRHTSHQRVATISQNYNEKTMLLSSDDEFQ, encoded by the exons ATGAGTAGTACGGAACCATCTACAACTTTGATTGCTAATATGACGTCCACAACTGTCACTGCAATTTCTGAGAAAACAGCTCCAATTTTCTTACAAACACGAGCAGCTCAAGGTATTGCTGGTGCATTTGTTTGGgttgcattatttttaacttgtcaacag atttatcaaCACTTAAGGTGGTATACTAATCCAACAGAGCAAAGATGGATAGttagaattttgtttatagtACCAATTTATGCTACTTATTCTTGGGTGTCTCTACTATTTTTCTACAGTGAAagttattatgtttatttttttactgttCGAGACTGTTATGAagcatttgttatatataactttttgtcATTATGCTACGAGTACCTGGGTGGTGAAGGAAATATTATGTCTGAGATACGTGGCAAACCTATTCGTTCTAATTGTTTATATGGAACATGTTGTTTAGTTGGAAAAACATATACAATTGGTTTTCTTAGATTTTGCAAGCAAGCTACTTTACAATTTTGCTTGGTAAAACCAGTAATGGCATTtgtcattatatttcttcagGCATTTGGTCATTATAGAGATGGAGATTGGTCTCCAGATGGAGGCTATatctatataactataatttataacatcagTGTATCTCTTGCACTTTAtggactttttcttttctattttgctACAAGAGACCTATTAACACCATTTGAACCTGTCTTAAAATTTTGTACTGTTAAGAGTgttatctttctttcattttggCAAG gaGTATTATTGGCTATTCTTGAAAAAGCAAATGTAATTTCTCCTATAAGCTTAGATCAATCAACTAGTGCAGGAACTGTTTCTGCtggttatcaaaattttttgatttgtatTGAAATGTTATTTGCTGCTATAGCTTTACGTTATGCATTTCCTTATCAAGTGTATTCAGCTGGTTGTGTTACGGATTCAAGAGGAAGAAGTGTAACAATGCAAAGCATTAGCAGTAGTTTAaag gaAACTATGAATCCAAAAGATATAATGACTGATGCCATCCATAACTTTCATCCACAATATCAACAGTATACCCAGTATAGTTCTG GAGCACCTAAAGGACAACGTGGTATGCGGATATCCAGCTTCGATCCAGATGATCCACAGAATATGACAATACCACCACCTCAAAGACGGCATACTTCTCATCAACGTGTTGCtacaatttctcaaaattataatgagaAGACAATGCTTTTGAGCAGTGATGATGAGTTccaatag
- the LOC409373 gene encoding transmembrane protein 184B isoform X2, with product MSSTEPSTTLIANMTSTTVTAISEKTAPIFLQTRAAQGIAGAFVWVALFLTCQQIYQHLRWYTNPTEQRWIVRILFIVPIYATYSWVSLLFFYSESYYVYFFTVRDCYEAFVIYNFLSLCYEYLGGEGNIMSEIRGKPIRSNCLYGTCCLVGKTYTIGFLRFCKQATLQFCLVKPVMAFVIIFLQAFGHYRDGDWSPDGGYIYITIIYNISVSLALYGLFLFYFATRDLLTPFEPVLKFCTVKSVIFLSFWQGVLLAILEKANVISPISLDQSTSAGTVSAGYQNFLICIEMLFAAIALRYAFPYQVYSAGCVTDSRGRSVTMQSISSSLKETMNPKDIMTDAIHNFHPQYQQYTQYSSDVNTNLPYEKL from the exons ATGAGTAGTACGGAACCATCTACAACTTTGATTGCTAATATGACGTCCACAACTGTCACTGCAATTTCTGAGAAAACAGCTCCAATTTTCTTACAAACACGAGCAGCTCAAGGTATTGCTGGTGCATTTGTTTGGgttgcattatttttaacttgtcaacag atttatcaaCACTTAAGGTGGTATACTAATCCAACAGAGCAAAGATGGATAGttagaattttgtttatagtACCAATTTATGCTACTTATTCTTGGGTGTCTCTACTATTTTTCTACAGTGAAagttattatgtttatttttttactgttCGAGACTGTTATGAagcatttgttatatataactttttgtcATTATGCTACGAGTACCTGGGTGGTGAAGGAAATATTATGTCTGAGATACGTGGCAAACCTATTCGTTCTAATTGTTTATATGGAACATGTTGTTTAGTTGGAAAAACATATACAATTGGTTTTCTTAGATTTTGCAAGCAAGCTACTTTACAATTTTGCTTGGTAAAACCAGTAATGGCATTtgtcattatatttcttcagGCATTTGGTCATTATAGAGATGGAGATTGGTCTCCAGATGGAGGCTATatctatataactataatttataacatcagTGTATCTCTTGCACTTTAtggactttttcttttctattttgctACAAGAGACCTATTAACACCATTTGAACCTGTCTTAAAATTTTGTACTGTTAAGAGTgttatctttctttcattttggCAAG gaGTATTATTGGCTATTCTTGAAAAAGCAAATGTAATTTCTCCTATAAGCTTAGATCAATCAACTAGTGCAGGAACTGTTTCTGCtggttatcaaaattttttgatttgtatTGAAATGTTATTTGCTGCTATAGCTTTACGTTATGCATTTCCTTATCAAGTGTATTCAGCTGGTTGTGTTACGGATTCAAGAGGAAGAAGTGTAACAATGCAAAGCATTAGCAGTAGTTTAaag gaAACTATGAATCCAAAAGATATAATGACTGATGCCATCCATAACTTTCATCCACAATATCAACAGTATACCCAGTATAGTTCTG ACGTTAATACCAACTTGCCGTATGAAAAACTATGA
- the LOC552098 gene encoding syntaxin-8 gives MALVYIEDNDPWLTEYDACEKLFREIMEQFTARNKHSKTLQAYASISANIRIRIKQYNREVQQLKDKVDDALKSKAITVEEAERRIRQIEILKSRDVHLQELCDARTNNFASSRANLLTSGTSAFADGGTTSWAADDDDNGDDKLIDTQKSIADLVSQRDRALEEQNKGLEELCKVIARQKEIGQTISNEVNHQNEIIDHLADHMDRTDESLINRTHHVRTISFKDRTCGYWIVIIFLFICIITVVLLP, from the exons ATGGCACTCGTTTATATTGAAGACAACGATCCTTG gtTAACGGAATATGATGCCTGTGAGAAACTTTTTAGAGAAATTATGGAACAATTTACAGCACGCAATAAACATTCAAAAACTTTGCAAGCATATGCAAGTATATCTGCGAATATACGAATacgtataaaacaatataatcgTGAAGTTCAACAACTTAAAGATAAAGTAGATGATGCATTAAAGTCTAAAGCCAT AACTGTTGAAGAAGCAGAACGAAGAATACgtcaaatagaaatattgaagAGTAGGGATGTACATTTACAAGAGTTGTGTGATGCACGtacaaataattttgcttCCTCTCGTGCAAATTTACTTACATCAGGAACATCAGCTTTTGCAGATGGAGGTACAACTTCTTGGGCAgctgatgatgatgataatggtGATGATAAACTTATAGATACACAAAAATCCATTGCTGATCTTGTGTCACAACGAGATAGAGCCTTAGAag agCAAAATAAAGGTTTAGAGGAGTTATGTAAAGTTATTGCAagacaaaaagaaattggTCAGACTATTAGTAATGAAGTAAATCATCAAAatg aaataattgatcATCTAGCTGATCATATGGATAGAACTGATGAATCGTTAATTAATAGGACACATCATGTGAGAACTATTAGTTTTAAAGATCGTACATGTGGCTATTggatagtaataatttttctttttatttgtattatcacAGTTGTTTTActtccataa
- the LOC412154 gene encoding probable cytosolic oligopeptidase A isoform X1: MMFLKNIKVTSFYSKKIILSQNSLLKIPRRNGYLILVPEIGEDLPGKYPLLKEDKSPEFTNITIEKCIAVIGRQALEFEETIKTLEKQIENVNDISSENLFKNILNPLEEMYTSLNITWGISKTLYLGNQSLMPTQYYINIDGRARRASASKYISTPIYQACKNVFNNSHSKLSDEQKKVLTKYILEGKLNGLELSEKKKEQFSALRLWLCDKIKEYSQKLETAINHLSFTIRDPILMKDFPEELLKSIAPDSTKFLVGPWIITLTPEVVEPFIEHCPDRTLRCKVWETNVIKASVLHDKSVQTSTTLEDIRQKRNQEANLLGYKSFADLSMETKMAASVKNVYHILNTLLATARPAQEYEIKELQAFASKEGLEGTLQLWDISYWGRLQLRTVYEYKEEDLNNYFLLPKVLNGLFELIEILFDVKIIETKKTDLWHKDVRFFDVFDMKKSSTDPLGSFYLDPYARRDEKIRVSQNSGYTVSIQNKSKICNIKPLVALIFNFQPPVNEKPSLLSFKDLQTLFRQFGHALHYLITKVEYTDIAGLSFVEWDALFISDYFLENWLYEPLFLQRISCHQITGESLPLSMIDKLKNAKTHLSGYNLCKELYLSQFDLELYSGKEFWNNIMTRLWKKYFVLPPNKKDSHICSFEPIFSGSWAAAYYSHIWSKMIAADLYSAFQDISYENKESLKALGNRYRESFLVVGGTYSTRENFRKFSGRDPNPKALLKTLNLDIKSNMLETNTGISQKNKIMNSEI; the protein is encoded by the exons atgatgtttttaaaaaatataaaagtgacctcattttatagtaaaaaaattattttatctcagAACAGTCTCCTAAAAATTCCGAGACGTAATGGTTATTTGATtct tgtTCCAGAAATTGGAGAAGATTTACCAGGAAAATATCCTTTATTAAAGGAAGATAAAAGTCCggaatttacaaatattacgaTAGAAAAATGTATTGCTGTTATTGGAAGACAAGCATTAGAATTTGAAGAAACAATTAAAActttagaaaaacaaatagaaa ATGTTAATGATATttcttctgaaaatttatttaaaaatatattaaatccttTAGAGGAAATGTATACTTCTTTGAATATTACATGGGGCATttcaaaaacattatatttaggAAACCAGAGTTTAATGCCtacacaatattatataaatattgatggaCGTGCTAGAAGAGCTTCTGcttctaaatatattagtaCACCAATATATCAAGCatgtaaaaatgttttcaataaCAGTCATAGCAAATTAAGtgatgaacaaaaaaaagttttaacaaaatatatattggaaggaaaattaaatggaTTAGAATtatctgaaaagaaaaaggaacaatTTTCAGCATTAAGATTGTGGTtatgtgataaaattaaagaatattcacaaaaattaGAG actGCTATAAATCATCTTAGTTTTACTATAAGAGATCCTATACTAATGAAAGATTTTCCTGAAgagttattaaaatctattgcaCCAGATTCTACAAAATTTCTTGTTGGACCATGGATAATAACTTTAACTCCAGAAGTTGTAGAACCATTTAtag aacatTGTCCTGATCGTACATTAAGATGTAAAGTGTGGGAAACAAATGTTATTAAAGCATCTGTATTACATGATAAATCAGTACAAACAAGCACAACTTTGGAAGATATTAGACAAAAGAGAAATCAAGAAGCTAATTTGCTAGGATACAAATCATTTGCTGATTTAAGTATGGAAACTAAAATGGCAGCTAGTGTGAAAAATGTTTATCATATATTGAATACTTTATTAGCTAcag CTCGTCCTGCTcaagaatatgaaattaaagaacTTCAAGCATTTGCAAGTAAAGAAGGTCTTGAAGGTACACTTCAACTTTGGGATATATCATATTGGGGTAGACTACAATTACGAACTGTATATGA atataaggaagaggatttaaataattattttcttctaccAAAAGTATTAAATGGTTTATTTGaactaattgaaattttatttgatgtaaaaattattgaaaccaAAAAAACAGATCTTTGGCATAAAGATGTTCGATTTTTTGATGTTTTTGATATGAAGAAATCAAGCACTGATCCATTAGGCAGTTTTTACTTAGATCCATATGCAAGaagagatgaaaaaattagagTATCACAAAATTCAGGATATACAGTctcaatacaaaataaaagtaaaatatgtaatataaaaccaTTAGttgcattaatattcaattttcaaccaCCTGTCAATGAGAAACCTTCTTTGCTTTCATTCAAAGATCTCCAAACGCTATTTCGACAg tttggACATGCattgcattatttaataacaaaagtgGAATACACAGATATTGCTGGACTTTCATTTGTGGAATGGGatgcattatttatttctgattattttcttgaaaattg GTTATATGAACcattatttttgcaaagaaTTTCATGTCATCAAATTACAGGAGAATCATTACCATTAAGTATGATTGATAagttaaaaaatgcaaaaacgCATTTATCaggttataatttatgtaaagaattatatttatcacaatttgatttagaattatattctgg caaagaattttggaataatataatgactcgtttatggaaaaaatattttgtacttcCTCCTAATAAAAAAGACAGTCATATATGTTCTTTTGAACCTATATTTAGTGGAAGTTGGGCAGCTGCTTATTACAG tcATATTTGGTCAAAAATGATTGCTGCTGATTTATATAGTGCTTTTCAAGATATCTCTTATGAGAACAAAGAATCATTAAAAGCACTCGGTAATAGATATCGCGAATCATTTTTAGTTGTAGGTGGCACTTATTCTACACGggaaaatttcagaaaattcagTGGAAGAGATCCTAATCCAAAAGCACTTTTGAAAACGCTTAACTTAGATATAAAGAGTAATATGTTAGAAACTAATACCGgaatatctcaaaaaaataaaataatgaacagtgaaatataa
- the LOC412154 gene encoding probable cytosolic oligopeptidase A isoform X2 — MYTSLNITWGISKTLYLGNQSLMPTQYYINIDGRARRASASKYISTPIYQACKNVFNNSHSKLSDEQKKVLTKYILEGKLNGLELSEKKKEQFSALRLWLCDKIKEYSQKLETAINHLSFTIRDPILMKDFPEELLKSIAPDSTKFLVGPWIITLTPEVVEPFIEHCPDRTLRCKVWETNVIKASVLHDKSVQTSTTLEDIRQKRNQEANLLGYKSFADLSMETKMAASVKNVYHILNTLLATARPAQEYEIKELQAFASKEGLEGTLQLWDISYWGRLQLRTVYEYKEEDLNNYFLLPKVLNGLFELIEILFDVKIIETKKTDLWHKDVRFFDVFDMKKSSTDPLGSFYLDPYARRDEKIRVSQNSGYTVSIQNKSKICNIKPLVALIFNFQPPVNEKPSLLSFKDLQTLFRQFGHALHYLITKVEYTDIAGLSFVEWDALFISDYFLENWLYEPLFLQRISCHQITGESLPLSMIDKLKNAKTHLSGYNLCKELYLSQFDLELYSGKEFWNNIMTRLWKKYFVLPPNKKDSHICSFEPIFSGSWAAAYYSHIWSKMIAADLYSAFQDISYENKESLKALGNRYRESFLVVGGTYSTRENFRKFSGRDPNPKALLKTLNLDIKSNMLETNTGISQKNKIMNSEI, encoded by the exons ATGTATACTTCTTTGAATATTACATGGGGCATttcaaaaacattatatttaggAAACCAGAGTTTAATGCCtacacaatattatataaatattgatggaCGTGCTAGAAGAGCTTCTGcttctaaatatattagtaCACCAATATATCAAGCatgtaaaaatgttttcaataaCAGTCATAGCAAATTAAGtgatgaacaaaaaaaagttttaacaaaatatatattggaaggaaaattaaatggaTTAGAATtatctgaaaagaaaaaggaacaatTTTCAGCATTAAGATTGTGGTtatgtgataaaattaaagaatattcacaaaaattaGAG actGCTATAAATCATCTTAGTTTTACTATAAGAGATCCTATACTAATGAAAGATTTTCCTGAAgagttattaaaatctattgcaCCAGATTCTACAAAATTTCTTGTTGGACCATGGATAATAACTTTAACTCCAGAAGTTGTAGAACCATTTAtag aacatTGTCCTGATCGTACATTAAGATGTAAAGTGTGGGAAACAAATGTTATTAAAGCATCTGTATTACATGATAAATCAGTACAAACAAGCACAACTTTGGAAGATATTAGACAAAAGAGAAATCAAGAAGCTAATTTGCTAGGATACAAATCATTTGCTGATTTAAGTATGGAAACTAAAATGGCAGCTAGTGTGAAAAATGTTTATCATATATTGAATACTTTATTAGCTAcag CTCGTCCTGCTcaagaatatgaaattaaagaacTTCAAGCATTTGCAAGTAAAGAAGGTCTTGAAGGTACACTTCAACTTTGGGATATATCATATTGGGGTAGACTACAATTACGAACTGTATATGA atataaggaagaggatttaaataattattttcttctaccAAAAGTATTAAATGGTTTATTTGaactaattgaaattttatttgatgtaaaaattattgaaaccaAAAAAACAGATCTTTGGCATAAAGATGTTCGATTTTTTGATGTTTTTGATATGAAGAAATCAAGCACTGATCCATTAGGCAGTTTTTACTTAGATCCATATGCAAGaagagatgaaaaaattagagTATCACAAAATTCAGGATATACAGTctcaatacaaaataaaagtaaaatatgtaatataaaaccaTTAGttgcattaatattcaattttcaaccaCCTGTCAATGAGAAACCTTCTTTGCTTTCATTCAAAGATCTCCAAACGCTATTTCGACAg tttggACATGCattgcattatttaataacaaaagtgGAATACACAGATATTGCTGGACTTTCATTTGTGGAATGGGatgcattatttatttctgattattttcttgaaaattg GTTATATGAACcattatttttgcaaagaaTTTCATGTCATCAAATTACAGGAGAATCATTACCATTAAGTATGATTGATAagttaaaaaatgcaaaaacgCATTTATCaggttataatttatgtaaagaattatatttatcacaatttgatttagaattatattctgg caaagaattttggaataatataatgactcgtttatggaaaaaatattttgtacttcCTCCTAATAAAAAAGACAGTCATATATGTTCTTTTGAACCTATATTTAGTGGAAGTTGGGCAGCTGCTTATTACAG tcATATTTGGTCAAAAATGATTGCTGCTGATTTATATAGTGCTTTTCAAGATATCTCTTATGAGAACAAAGAATCATTAAAAGCACTCGGTAATAGATATCGCGAATCATTTTTAGTTGTAGGTGGCACTTATTCTACACGggaaaatttcagaaaattcagTGGAAGAGATCCTAATCCAAAAGCACTTTTGAAAACGCTTAACTTAGATATAAAGAGTAATATGTTAGAAACTAATACCGgaatatctcaaaaaaataaaataatgaacagtgaaatataa